The following proteins are encoded in a genomic region of Brachypodium distachyon strain Bd21 chromosome 1, Brachypodium_distachyon_v3.0, whole genome shotgun sequence:
- the LOC100840769 gene encoding uncharacterized protein LOC100840769 — protein sequence MRIHPTSTPAADKMKKDLRRLPHVYSKVLELPLPADAHVAAFESPAAFHFVAPGSGAASEVWARTVRIHPGVVKVVVQAAGAGDEDDDDGMELDRWRSRLPEESCPAMAVAGFVDGRLVVTVPKSTGGDAGEGEDGAWKFCNGGEITGKLVVVQ from the coding sequence ATGAGGATCCACCCGAcgtcgacgccggcggcaGACAAGATGAAGAAGGACCTGCGGAGGCTGCCGCACGTGTACAGCAAGGTGCTCGAGCTGCCTCTGCCCGCCGACGCCCACGTCGCCGCCTTCGAATCCCCCGCGGCGTTCCACTTCGTCGCACCCGGCTCCGGCGCGGCCAGCGAGGTGTGGGCGCGCACGGTGAGGATCCACCCCGGCGTCGTCAAGGTGGTGGTGCAAGCTGCCggagccggcgacgaggatgatgatgacggCATGGAGCTCGACAGGTGGAGGTCCCGGCTGCCCGAGGAGAGCTGCCCGGCGATGGCGGTGGCCGGGTTCGTCGACGGGCGGCTTGTCGTCACGGTGCCGAAGAGCACCGGAGGCGACGCCGGTGAAGGGGAAGATGGAGCTTGGAAGTTCTGCAATGGAGGAGAGATTACTGGGAAACTTGTGGTTGTACAGTAG